Below is a window of Mucilaginibacter ginkgonis DNA.
ATTTCTTTTGATCTCATTAAATTTATTCTGGTCGGTAATTTTTAAAACCTGCACATCTTTTAATATTGTTTCTTCTTTGGCTTGAATGTCAAAACGCTTAGCGAGTTCTTGCTGTAAAGCGGGCCGGAGCTGATCAGGGTTTTCTACAATTAAATCCAGACAGTATACGGGCGCATTCTTAGCAGGTTTAGTTTGATCTATTGTTCGACTATATGGATAATCATTGTAAGCCAATCGGTATAAAGTGCTTAATGACAAATTTAGGCAGGTGATTCTGCGGCCTTTAAAAATTGAATCAGTTAACCACGTCGTACTAAGTCCTGGCGCACCGTTAATTTCTCCTTCCATCATAAAGCGATGTCTTACTGTATCAGCAGCATAGAAATTCTGTTTAATAAGTTCTTCGTGACTTAAAAGATTATCTTTTTTTTCAGAAATGTGTACAACGTTTTTGTTCAGTACACTGTCAATGACGTGTTCAGTTATATTTTCCGGGAGGGTTACGGCTGCAAGCCTGCCATCCGACGAGATTAATACAGAATGGGGAATGAGCCGGTGGGGAAATACTTTTCCTATCTCTCTGGTGGTGTCAACGGCAAACCAAAAATTCGCAGGCCTCAATTTGATATACAGACCGGTGCGTTTCAGGCTTTCGTCGTTGACAGCAATAATCTGCAAACTTTTGGGGTACTTTGCCTGTAAAGCCTGAAGATGTGGCATTGCCTCAAGACACGAACCGCACCAGGTTGCCCAAAAATCAATTAATACAACTTTGCCTTTCAGCTGACTAAGATTCGCCGACTTTACTTTCGCATTTAAAACAGTTGCAAAATTAATGTCAGGAACCAAATCCCCCTGTTTTACTTGTGCTAAAGCTGTAAGCCCTGGGGCCAATAGGACCAATAGAATTAATAACTTTTTCATGGAATTTTTTTCAAAAGTATAGCTGGCGAACATGGCATTCAGTTAACCTGTGTTAACCTAAGTTAATTAGTGTTAACGTCATACGATTGTATTAACCCTAATTGTAATTTTACAATAAATGAAAAGGCCGCTTTTAATTATACTGATCCTGATGTCGCTATCTGTTGCAGGTATCTTAGGCTTACAGTTATATTGGAACTATCAGAATTATAAAACTACGGTCAGGAATTTTGACCATGATATTAATGAGGCATTGGTCAGCGCTGTTGCGCGAGAAACTAATCATAGGCAGGATCAGATCGTTGAACGGTTTAAAGGATGGATGAAGGATACTGCTCTCATTACAGTTACTGCCGATCACAATAACCGGGACAGCATGACTGTTTTTTACACCCAGGATGCTCATCCTAAATTTGAAGAAGATAAAAAGAGGAAATTTCAGTTCGGTCTTAATGACTTTAAGCAAAGATTAGATCATATTACCCCTGGAGCTAAGAATTCTCTTATTAACCACTTCGCACAAAAAATTGTAAAACGGGATTTACAGCAAGGGTTTGTTTACAGCTATACGCAGATGCTGGGGGATAGCCTGGGAAAGGTTTTTAATGACAGTAAAGTAGATCTGAATGTCCTTGCTGTTTTTTTAAAGCAGGAATTATCAAAAGAGAATATCAATACTGCATTCTTATTGAATCCTTCAAAATCAAAAGGTTTATACTTCACCAAACCTGTCAATACAAATTTTAGGAAGCCGTATAAGAACGATTCCGTTTATGCCGGTTTTGAAAATCCAAACGTTTACTTTTTCAAAGAAATGAAATGGGTCATTATAAGCTCTTTTTTATTAGTGGTGATAACTATCAGCTGTTTTATTTACACAGCTAAGGTTTTGTTATCGCAACAAAAATTGGCAGCGTTAAAAGAAGATTTTGTAAATAACATAACTCATGAGTTGAACACACCTATATCATCTATAAAAATAACAGCTGAGGCCTTAAAGACATTTTCCTACGAGCCGGGATTACAAGCGGAATATCTCGATATCATCACCTATCAGGCTGACAAGCTGAACGGATTGACCAATCAAATTTTGGGTGTGAACAGAATGGCTTTTCAAAACATAATTTCAAATGAAATTAACCTGATTAAGATAATTGTTGAAGCTATAACCGACCTGAAGCCGCAAACCGAAGATCGGAACGCGTTGATCAACTTTCACCCTCCCGAAAATGATATAAATATAATTGGAGAGCGTTCAGGTTTATTAAATGTACTGATCAATTTATTGGATAATGCGTTAAAGTATTCTAAAGATCGCCCGTTTATTACGATTGAAGTTTCGAAAACAAATTCTTTAGCTGTGATCACTGTTGCAGACAACGGAATTGGGATTCCGCAAGAATACCAAAAGAAAGTTTTCGATAAATTCTTTAGGGTCCCCCACGGAAATGTGCATGATGTTAAGGGTTTCGGGTTGGGGCTCGACTATGTAAGAAAGATCATTAATCAGCATAATGGTAAAATTTTTATCACCGATAATGATCCGACCGGAAGTATTTTCACGATTAATTTGCCACTCTTATAATGCAAAAAGTAAACCTGCTTCTGGTTGAGGATGAACCGTTTTTAGCAAAAGTAACAAAGGAGAGTCTCGAACAATTAAACTACAGCGTGGTTCATGCTACAGACGGGAAAAAGGCATTTAGCATTTTTCAAAACCAGTTGTTTAATCTTTGCATCATAGATGTAATGCTACCTCAAACCGACGGCTTTACCCTGGTCAAACAAATACGTGCGTTGGGTTCTCAAGTGCCTATTTTATTCCTTACTTCACGTGTGGCCACAAAAGATGTGATAGAAGGTTATCAAAGTGGTGGAAATGATTACCTAAAAAAGCCATTCAGCTTAGAGGAGCTATATCTGCGTATTGCTGAGCTTATCAAGAGATTCGATTCCAAGGTCATTACAAAAGAGGAAATATTGATGATTGGCCGATATCATTTTGTTGCGAGCAAGCAAACACTTCAAAATGGAACTGATCTGGTCAGATTGTCTCACAGGGAAACCCAATTACTCAAATTGCTTTACGAACACAAGAATGCCCTATTGGAAAGAAAACAAGCACTAATTACATTATGGGGAGATGACAGCTTTTTCAACACCCGTACTATGGACGTTTTCATTACCAAACTCAGAAAACATCTGTCGTCGGATCGTGATGTAGAAATACTAAATGTCAGAGGTATTGGTTACAAACTGATCTGCTAAATCAAGGGACAAAATGCTATCGATCTGTATTTAAAAGATATCCAATTTTCTCTCCCTGGCAATAATCAAGGTAAAGCCTGGTACGGCCTTTAACCAGTTGTTTTGATCTCAACGTTATCTTCATGCTGTTTAATATTTGCATGAAGTTGTTGAATATCTAATAGCTTACCGGAATTCTCGACACACTATTCCATTCTTTACGCTTAAGCAGCAAAAGTGTGAATAGGTTAAACCATCAAGGGTGGGTGTTTTCAAAATGCTCCTAAGGCGCATCCATTTATATACCCTTTATGGATAAAGCTATGATGGCTTACTTTGCGCAAGTGTTAAGAATGGTTTTAGAATTTATAGGGGTAAGAAGGTGTAATTGAGGAACGAGATTATTCCTGACCGTCTAACGACGCTTTCAATGCAATGAAACCCAGTATGCTCGCACGTGGTACAATGCAAACTGAATGACGCAGGGCATTTTCAAGCAAATTCGTTATTGTTGAAAACATTCTGTCTACCCGTGTATCTAAAAAAGAAAAATGCTATCAATCAGCTAATAGAATCGATTGTAAATCAAATTCAATAATTATGAGACATCAAAAATTTAGCAAACCAGCTTTAGCTTTTTTAATTGCAGGACTCCTTTTGATCACGCTTACACCCTTGGTTGGCAGACATTTTCACCTTCCTGATTTTGCAATTGGTTGTCTGAACGGTCTGGGATTAGCGTGCGAGGCGATATCATTAGGCATTATGCAAAAAAACAGAAAAAGAAAATGTCAAATTTTGTAGCTTACCGTTAGCTACTACCTTGTGGCTTAAGAAAAATTTTAGCTGGCTAGAGTAAAATTTATTCATTTTATAATAACATTTTTTATCACTTTTAGGAGTGTATATTTGACTGGTCTCTCCGAGGGGGGTTGAGGTTCTTGCGATAAAAGATGCATATCAGTATAAATTTGTGCCTTTATCTTTTGAGTAATCATTTTTTACGTGAAGATTTAAAATTTAAACTTTTTAGGGAAATAGAATCATTATAAGAACCATTTTGCTAAACTCTTGACCGAGAACATTTATGGCCCAGCCAGATTGTTTCATAGGTGACGTATATCGGACCCTTTAAAAGAATTAGTATCGGTTCTGGCCGTGAATATTATTAGTAGAAATTTTAAAAAAAAGCACATCAGTCGCATTTGAATCAACAAGAAATTAGGAATGATCCGACTTTTGACTACAATATTCCAATTTTAAAGTAAATTTGTAAATGACCCCGATTGCCAATCAGATTCTGATCTTCGACGATGATGAAGACATATTATCTATATGTAGTTACATATTAGAAGACGAAGGTTACCAGGTAAAAACGTTTATTAATTCTGATGATGTTGTCAACCGTGTCACAGCTTTAAACCCAGCTTTAATATTTATGGATAATTGGATACCAGGTGGAGGGGGCGTTGGGGCGGTTCAGCAAATCAAAAGCGATCCGAATTTATCTCACATACCTGTCATTTACTTTTCCGCACATCTTGATATTGAAGAATTATCTGTCAAGGCCAATGCAGATGCGTTCCTGGCCAAACCTTTCGATCTTAACAAGCTTGTAAACCTGGTAAAAGCATACGTTTCTAATTAAAGGGACGACATACGTTATAAATAATATGGCTACTGATGATCCATTCGAAGTTTATTATGGCACCCGCTTCGTCCATGTAACAAAACTGGCTGTCGAAGGCAACCCGGTATATCACGTTGACTTGGGTCGGGATAAAGGGCATCTGCTATTAACGGTTTCAGGATTAGATTATGATAACAAGCAATGGACCTCCATTCCACAAGGTAGACAGCGTGAAGCTGCTGAGATAGGAAAGTTAATTGAAGCATACGCAAAAAGGAGAAACTAACAACTTTAAGGATCTTTAAAATTCAAAAGCAGTGCGTAGGCCGCTCATGAATCACATTGCCTAACAAGACCTATTTTAAGATGAGAATTGCTGTAGCTTTTTGCTTGAGACAAGCTTTATAAAACAACCTATCCTTTTAAAGGAAGCTTAAAATAAAAGGTAGACCCTTTACCGGTTTCGCTTTCGGCCCATATCCTCCCATGATGCCGCTCAATAATTTCAGCGCTAAGATAAAGACCTACACCAAATCCTGAAATCTGTTTTATATGTTCACTTCCTGCCCGGTAGTACCGGTCGAAAATGCGCGGTAGATCTTTTTGATTGATTCCAAGCCCTTGGTCCTCAACACTGAATTCTGCCTGTTCATCAACTACTTTAAGACGTATAGTTACTGTTTTGCCGTTGGGGCTATATTTTACTGCATTTGAAAGCAGATTACTGATCACTGAGCCGATTTTCTCAGAGTCTGCATTTACCGTAATATTTGCCCTGTCTTTAAATATAAACTCATGCGTGCTTGCTGTCAGTTTTATTTCATCGATCAGTTCGTCCACTAATTGCGAAAGCTCAAAATCCTGTGTTACAATTTCCAGTTTACCGGATTCCAACCTAGAAACATTTAGAAAACCGTTAATAAGGCTGCTCATCTTCTTAGACTGAAGTTTAGCTTTGTCTAATGCCTGTGGTACAAAAGGATCCGGATTAGTTTTCAATTTATGTTGCAAGACCTGGATCAGTGCAGTTAGTGAGGTAAGCGGCGTTTTCAGTTCATGACTGGCCATACCGATAAAGTCGCTTTTACGCTGATCGTCACGCTTTTGCTCAGTTATATCTCTTGCAATTTTCGATACGCCAATAACTTTTCCTTCTTTATCTTTTATTGGTGAAATAGTCAGGGATACGTTGATCTGCCTTCCATCTGATGTTTGACGTACGGTTTCGTAATGATCGATTTTTTCTCCATTACGTAGACGGCCCAAAATAACCGGCTCTTCATGGTGTAGGTGTGCAGGAATAAGTTTCAAAATAGAGTTGCCGACCATATCAGCCTCCCGATAGCCGAAAATAATTTCCGCTCCGCGATTCCACGCTGTTATAACTCCGTCGAGGTCCTTTCCGATAATTGCATCATCGGAAGATTCTACAATGGCAGCGAGCTTGGCACTGCGTTCTTCCGCGATCTTCAATTCATCAAGCATCAACTGTAGCTTTTCCTTGCTATCAGTTAGGTCCTCGTTGGTGGCAGTCAGCTCTTCATTAATGGCAGTTAATTCTTCATTTAATGCCTGGGTTTCTTCTTCGCTGTCCTGAAGTGCTTTAGTCCGGTCTGTAACACGCTTTTCAAGGGTTTGATTAGCATTGACCAAGTTGTCACGTGCTTCACACAGTTCTTCATTAATAGCCGAAAGTTCTTCATTTGCAGAAGAAATTTCTTCGTTAGCTGCAGAGAGCTCTTCATTCAACGTCTGTGTCTCTTCCTCACTTACTTCCAGATTTCTGCGTAGGATATCTTTCTCTTGAATATCTGCTGCTACATTACGATACGAACGAAGTGTAATACCGAGTGTAATCAACATCGCAATAAGGATAAAGACCGGAACAAAATTGGTGTAGTTTAAAAGCTTTTCATTTCTGGCATTCAATAATTGACGTTCGTCCTGCTCACCTTTCGCAATTGCGTTTCTTAACGCATCCATAGCCGATTTACCCGCATCCAGATCTGAACTTAAAATTGGCTTTGCGGCTTGTTTTTTCTCAACAAGCTGTTTAAGAATATCAAGCCGGTTACCTAATATATCCTGTATTATTTTAATATTTTTTTGCTGAGCGGAGTTGTCTGCTGTTAATTTTTTCAGCTCAAGGGCCAGAGATTCAGATTGGAGATAGGCTCCATTATATGGTTGCAGATATTTAGTTTGACCTGTTATCAGATAACCACGCTGACCAGTTTCTGCATCTTTCATAGCAGAGAGAATCTGCTCGTATTTTTGCATGATTTCAACACTGTGGCTAACGGCACGGTTACTGTCAAGTAGGTTGCGCAGGGTAAACCAGGAAACAAATCCGATTATAATAAGGACGACAATAGATATTCCGTAACCAACTTGTAGTTTACGGTTAAGGTTTAAATTCATGGGGCGGTAGATAAGCCGTTAAATATACCTTTTCCTGATTTACAAAAACTGAATTAATTTTTCATTGTCAAATGTGAAGCTTATCATTTATGATCTTTTTATCTTATTAAACACTAATAAGCAGTTTGAAAAGAAGGGATTGATCAGTGACTCAACCAGCTCTGACTGTTCAACTACATTAAACAAAGCTGGCGTTATCATGTTACCCGCAATGTGAGATTAAAAAAGATATATGCCGGTAACTAATAACTCGAAAAAAATCCTTATTCTGGAAGACAATGGCGACATAATTGAATTACTCAAAGAATTTTTGCCACCATTAGGATATGAAGTCATAGCATTCAATTCTGTTACGGATATTATTACAATTATTAAGGAAAATAAGCCTAGCATAGTCATTATAGATTATCTTTTAGGCAGTATTAATGGAGGTGAATACTGTGCTCAAATAAAGAAAAATAAAGAAACAGAAGATATTCCTGTTATAATGCTGTCAGGCCATCAACGAGTAATTGAATCATTAGGAAACTATGGATGGAATTCTTTTATAGCAAAACCATTTGACCTGGACGAACTTGCGATAGAAATTAAAAAGCTGCTGAATAATATTTAGATAGATCGCTTTAATAGCAGTTTTACGTCTTAACTGTAAAATGCCGAGGATTGGAAAAGGATTATTGTCGTAAACCGCTGTTCGAACTACCTGACCGATAAATTCAATCGTCACTATTAGGTATAAAGTAATTTCTTGTTGACGTATTCATATTTCCAAACAATCCTCCATCGACAAGAGTTGTCATCAAATGAAGATAAAACCTTGGCAAATTGGCCTAGCGGGGGCTGGTACTGCAGCCTTAATTTTCGGCTTGTCATCTTGCGCCACTTTACCAAAAGGAGCAAAGGCCGTACGCCCGTTTTATATAGGACGTTATCTGGGTAAATGGTATGAGATAGCCCGACTGGATTTTCGTTTTGAGAAGAATCTAGACCATGTTACTGCTAATTATTCACTAAATAGGGATCAAACAATACGGGTCGATAATAAGGGCTATGATAAGGCGCAAATGAAATGGAAAGAGAGTATTGGAAAAGCAAAGTTTGTAAACGCTGAAAATGAAGGAAGATTAAAAGTGTCTTTTTTCGGCCCTTTTTATGCCGGATATAATGTAATTGCAATAAACGATGATTATAACTATGCAATGGTCGTAGGTAATAACTTAAAATATTTGTGGCTTCTGTCGAGAGATCCAACAATGCCAGCCACTTTTATCACGAAATGTTTAAAACATGCTCAAGAACTTGGCTATGACGTAAGTAAACTGGTCTGGACCAATCAGGGAAGATAAATAACCTAACACTGGAAACTCAACGCATTGTAGCCTGACCTGATCGACCAGTATCTAATATAATGACCGCTCATATTTCTGTCGCAATCTACGAGGTCAGCAAATGCCAGCGGTGCTGTTCACTTGAAGAAAGATGGTACACCTGATATGAGATATAAAGAAAACAGAACACCGGGGTTAGATAAGAACGGCCAGCTTGACAGACGCTATAAAGCAAACAAACCAGTTAATCCATAGTATCATGTTCGACGAAATCTTAAACTTAGTTAAATCCCATTTGGGTAGTAATCCTGCTGTTGCTAATAGCATTCCTGCGGATCAGGCAGACGACATTCACAATGAGGTTGCTACCCATATCAATAATGGACTACAGCAGCAAGTGAACACGCAGGACGGAATAGGTGGCATGCTTTCATCATTAGAAAATGCTGCTGCCTCCGGTGGCCCTGTTACCAATGCTATTGAGGGTGGGTTGGTTGGAAGCCTTGCCAGTAAGTTCGGCTTATCACCTGCTATAACTGGCGCTATTGCCGCTGCATTACCTGGCATACTTCAGAAGTTTGCTCACAAAGCCAACGACCCTAATGATAACAGTATAACTACTCAAGGCCTTGGAAGTGCCTTTGGATTTTAAACCACTTAAACAACGCATATGAAAAAGCTTATCTTAATGCTGATGCTAACGGTGTTTAGCTTCAGTACAGTTATCTCAACGGCATTTGCACAGCAGCATATGACCAAGTCAGGCAAGCTTGACAAACGTTACAATGAAAATAAGCACGTTAAGAAAGACGGCACCCCTGACATGCGGTATAATACCAGCAAAAAAGCTGCCGTTAAGAAGAAATCATAGTTTCAAGTAATAGTTAATTTTTGATTGAAGCCAGCCTCAGTGCTGGCTTCTTTATTGATAAGCTTCCGAGATAATCCAGATGTTGGAAAGCATTGAAGAATATCTTACAAGGTTCAGCAGGCGCTATTGCTCTCAACCTACTTCACAAACAGTAAAGCAATTTGATCACGAATCACCCATAATAGATCTTATCGGTGAGGCAGATATAACCAAAGGGATGGAAGCGTGCTAAATGCACAACCACCAAGCGGGGGAGCTTTGTACTTGACTACATTGGCTGACGATATCATCAGTAATGGGTTTTATTGTAGCTGGGTTGTTTGCTCTATACTGGTGGCGTAGTAACAGCAATGTCATAAAGGTCTTAAAAAAAGCCAGTGGTTGAATCTGGCTTTCGAGTTTATAGAGTGAATTAGGGGTGAGTGATCGTATGACTAAAAGTACAAATTTTTAAATAGTTAAGGTTAGCCTGTGAAGGCTAACCTTAACTAAAATTGATCTGACGCCCCCGAAAGACCGCAACAAAAGTACACTCCTAAAAGTGATAAAAAAACAGTTGAACAAAATGAATAAAATATTTTTATAGCGTGTTTCATAAAGTAATTGATCTGATAATCAAAGCCGAAAAATTGCAACTGAAATTATAAGATCACGATCACACTTAACGGCCATTATTTATCACTTATTAGTGCCGCTCTTTTCCTCCTCAGATTTGTACTGTGCTTTTTGAGAAAATTATAAGTAAAGGTAAAACCCATATATTGCCGATTTGTATTACTGTTGGTACCGTCAAAAAATTCGTACCCCTGTACTATAGCCAGTGCAAATATTTCAGTAAGATTGAAATTAATACTATTGCAGATCTCGGTCATCAAAGCTTGTTTCGCGCCAAATATATATCCTGCGCCTAGGCACAGACCTTCTGCAAATCTCCCTTTAGAAAAAATATTTATTGTTGGTCTTAATTCGATAAAATGTGTGGTGTCGCTTCCATTGGCGAGGGTATTCGTTTTACCCGTAGCCATACCGATGTCAAATATGCCATAGGTACGCCCAAATTCTATTGATGGCACAAACCTATTCGCAAAAGATCCTTTCGTATTTACGAAAGCCGTTGTACTCAATGTGGCATAAAAATATTGCGGCTCTTTATTTTCTTTTGTCGTGTCAGATTCTATCACCGTATCTCTGATGGCATTTAGATTTTGAGCATGAGGGATGTTATGAACGCCTGTAGTTATCTGACAATGAGCAGCAACATAAAAAAAACATAAGCCACATATTATGATAAACTTCATGTAATAATCACTTAATAAAGGTATTCTTGAAAAGTAGAATAATAAATCAACAATTTAAAGTCCCTTACTAAATAATAATGGAAGCACCAAAAACTTGGCACGATGCACATAAAGAATCATCGACATTTGGTCAACGGCTTGCAGACGCTGTTGCAAACGGAATGGGATCATGGAGGTTTATTATCATCCAAACTGTCATCGTGGGTCTATGGATGGGACTTAACGTAATCGCTTTCATTAAACATTGGGATGCTTATCCTTTCATTCTTTTAAATCTGCTTTTCTCTACTCAAGCTGCGTATGCAGCACCAATTATTATGATGGCGCAAAACAGGCAAAGCCAACGCGACCGTGCTCAGGCCGACAGTGATTATCAAACAAACGTAGAGGCTAAGAAAGAAATTGAACAATTACTCGAGCGGTTAAACTCTATTGAGATCGACAAACTGGACAAAATTATTTCCATGCTGGAAAAAATCTAAAGACCTACTAGATGCATTTAACGATTATTGAAACCGGTAACG
It encodes the following:
- a CDS encoding redoxin family protein, yielding MKKLLILLVLLAPGLTALAQVKQGDLVPDINFATVLNAKVKSANLSQLKGKVVLIDFWATWCGSCLEAMPHLQALQAKYPKSLQIIAVNDESLKRTGLYIKLRPANFWFAVDTTREIGKVFPHRLIPHSVLISSDGRLAAVTLPENITEHVIDSVLNKNVVHISEKKDNLLSHEELIKQNFYAADTVRHRFMMEGEINGAPGLSTTWLTDSIFKGRRITCLNLSLSTLYRLAYNDYPYSRTIDQTKPAKNAPVYCLDLIVENPDQLRPALQQELAKRFDIQAKEETILKDVQVLKITDQNKFNEIKRNQTGKRTYSAGHGNIDQDCITMKEFAEFLQDYGIGKLVVDKTGNIEKLDIKFTFQPEDPQSILDILSTMGLGLTKEEQEINMLVLYKQAAL
- a CDS encoding sensor histidine kinase, with product MKRPLLIILILMSLSVAGILGLQLYWNYQNYKTTVRNFDHDINEALVSAVARETNHRQDQIVERFKGWMKDTALITVTADHNNRDSMTVFYTQDAHPKFEEDKKRKFQFGLNDFKQRLDHITPGAKNSLINHFAQKIVKRDLQQGFVYSYTQMLGDSLGKVFNDSKVDLNVLAVFLKQELSKENINTAFLLNPSKSKGLYFTKPVNTNFRKPYKNDSVYAGFENPNVYFFKEMKWVIISSFLLVVITISCFIYTAKVLLSQQKLAALKEDFVNNITHELNTPISSIKITAEALKTFSYEPGLQAEYLDIITYQADKLNGLTNQILGVNRMAFQNIISNEINLIKIIVEAITDLKPQTEDRNALINFHPPENDINIIGERSGLLNVLINLLDNALKYSKDRPFITIEVSKTNSLAVITVADNGIGIPQEYQKKVFDKFFRVPHGNVHDVKGFGLGLDYVRKIINQHNGKIFITDNDPTGSIFTINLPLL
- a CDS encoding response regulator transcription factor translates to MQKVNLLLVEDEPFLAKVTKESLEQLNYSVVHATDGKKAFSIFQNQLFNLCIIDVMLPQTDGFTLVKQIRALGSQVPILFLTSRVATKDVIEGYQSGGNDYLKKPFSLEELYLRIAELIKRFDSKVITKEEILMIGRYHFVASKQTLQNGTDLVRLSHRETQLLKLLYEHKNALLERKQALITLWGDDSFFNTRTMDVFITKLRKHLSSDRDVEILNVRGIGYKLIC
- a CDS encoding response regulator, which codes for MTPIANQILIFDDDEDILSICSYILEDEGYQVKTFINSDDVVNRVTALNPALIFMDNWIPGGGGVGAVQQIKSDPNLSHIPVIYFSAHLDIEELSVKANADAFLAKPFDLNKLVNLVKAYVSN
- a CDS encoding sensor histidine kinase, whose product is MNLNLNRKLQVGYGISIVVLIIIGFVSWFTLRNLLDSNRAVSHSVEIMQKYEQILSAMKDAETGQRGYLITGQTKYLQPYNGAYLQSESLALELKKLTADNSAQQKNIKIIQDILGNRLDILKQLVEKKQAAKPILSSDLDAGKSAMDALRNAIAKGEQDERQLLNARNEKLLNYTNFVPVFILIAMLITLGITLRSYRNVAADIQEKDILRRNLEVSEEETQTLNEELSAANEEISSANEELSAINEELCEARDNLVNANQTLEKRVTDRTKALQDSEEETQALNEELTAINEELTATNEDLTDSKEKLQLMLDELKIAEERSAKLAAIVESSDDAIIGKDLDGVITAWNRGAEIIFGYREADMVGNSILKLIPAHLHHEEPVILGRLRNGEKIDHYETVRQTSDGRQINVSLTISPIKDKEGKVIGVSKIARDITEQKRDDQRKSDFIGMASHELKTPLTSLTALIQVLQHKLKTNPDPFVPQALDKAKLQSKKMSSLINGFLNVSRLESGKLEIVTQDFELSQLVDELIDEIKLTASTHEFIFKDRANITVNADSEKIGSVISNLLSNAVKYSPNGKTVTIRLKVVDEQAEFSVEDQGLGINQKDLPRIFDRYYRAGSEHIKQISGFGVGLYLSAEIIERHHGRIWAESETGKGSTFYFKLPLKG
- a CDS encoding response regulator is translated as MPVTNNSKKILILEDNGDIIELLKEFLPPLGYEVIAFNSVTDIITIIKENKPSIVIIDYLLGSINGGEYCAQIKKNKETEDIPVIMLSGHQRVIESLGNYGWNSFIAKPFDLDELAIEIKKLLNNI
- a CDS encoding lipocalin family protein, producing the protein MKIKPWQIGLAGAGTAALIFGLSSCATLPKGAKAVRPFYIGRYLGKWYEIARLDFRFEKNLDHVTANYSLNRDQTIRVDNKGYDKAQMKWKESIGKAKFVNAENEGRLKVSFFGPFYAGYNVIAINDDYNYAMVVGNNLKYLWLLSRDPTMPATFITKCLKHAQELGYDVSKLVWTNQGR
- a CDS encoding DUF937 domain-containing protein; amino-acid sequence: MFDEILNLVKSHLGSNPAVANSIPADQADDIHNEVATHINNGLQQQVNTQDGIGGMLSSLENAAASGGPVTNAIEGGLVGSLASKFGLSPAITGAIAAALPGILQKFAHKANDPNDNSITTQGLGSAFGF
- a CDS encoding DUF1003 domain-containing protein, whose translation is MEAPKTWHDAHKESSTFGQRLADAVANGMGSWRFIIIQTVIVGLWMGLNVIAFIKHWDAYPFILLNLLFSTQAAYAAPIIMMAQNRQSQRDRAQADSDYQTNVEAKKEIEQLLERLNSIEIDKLDKIISMLEKI